A single region of the Malus sylvestris chromosome 8, drMalSylv7.2, whole genome shotgun sequence genome encodes:
- the LOC126632843 gene encoding glucuronoxylan 4-O-methyltransferase 1-like, with product MRTKTHPTLNVKLLILGVFLAFVVIFVLRSSFDSSPASSDEKPTIPVKEAEDDNEKSTSCDSTMTCNKIPTSLAKALIHYTTSTITPQQTLKEISVTSKVLDKKSPCNFLVFGLGHDSLMWTSLNHGGRTIFLEEDESWIEQIRRRFPTLESYHVTYDSKVNEANNLLGVGKGPECSAVGDPRYSMCQLALKGLPSEVYEIKWDLIMVDAPTGYHDEAPGRMSAIYTAGMMARNKVEGSTDVFVHDVNRGVEDKFSKAFLCEGYMKKQVGRLRHFNIPSHREASDRPFCPE from the coding sequence ATGAGAACCAAAACCCATCCGACTCTCAATGTTAAGCTCCTCATCCTTGGAGTTTTCCTCGCTTTTGTTGTCATCTTCGTCCTCAGGTCAAGTTTTGATTCATCACCAGCTTCGTCCGATGAAAAACCCACCATTCCGGTCAAAGAAGCCGAAGACGATAACGAAAAATCAACAAGTTGTGACTCCACAATGACTTGCAACAAGATCCCGACCTCCCTGGCGAAAGCCCTAATCCACTACACAACCTCCACCATCACCCCACAACAAACCCTAAAAGAAATCTCAGTCACATCAAAGGTCTTGGACAAGAAATCTCCATGCAACTTCCTCGTCTTCGGCCTAGGCCACGACAGCCTCATGTGGACTTCCCTCAACCACGGCGGACGCACCATTTTCCTCGAAGAAGACGAGTCGTGGATCGAGCAAATCCGGCGCCGTTTCCCCACATTGGAATCGTACCATGTCACATATGATAGCAAAGTGAACGAGGCTAACAATCTCCTGGGAGTTGGGAAGGGGCCTGAGTGCAGTGCAGTTGGTGATCCTAGGTACAGCATGTGCCAGCTGGCACTCAAGGGGCTACCCAGTGAAGTGTATGAGATCAAATGGGATTTGATCATGGTGGATGCACCCACAGGGTATCACGATGAAGCACCGGGGAGGATGAGTGCCATCTACACGGCTGGGATGATGGCCAGGAACAAAGTGGAGGGATCGACTGATGTGTTTGTGCATGATGTGAATAGGGGTGTGGAAGATAAGTTCTCCAAGGCTTTCCTTTGCGAAGGGTACATGAAAAAACAAGTAGGGAGGTTGAGGCACTTCAACATTCCTAGTCACAGGGAAGCTTCCGACAGGCCCTTTTGCCCTGAGTAA
- the LOC126632841 gene encoding probable serine/threonine-protein kinase At1g09600 has translation MHWLQKSRPEKWRLALGIRRILQCSCWNNRGLRSRIMGCICSKGSLSNEYVSENHRRDKEHKSNKSSKRSEAAVGADATARLITNPCKEDNAGSTPISSDEGEKMVDAEKPTKPFTEGGASGGKLPSGLTRITSVTNGERGAQVVAGWPSWLTAVAGEAISGWVPLKAESFEKLEKIGQGTYSSVYRARDLDSNKIVALKKVRFANMDPESVRFMAREILILRRLDHPNVMKLEGLITSKVSGSLYLVFEYMEHDLAGIAARPGVKFTEAQIKCYMQQLLCGLEHCHSHGILHRDIKGSNLLIDYHGKLKIADFGLATFYRPRQKQPLTSRVVTLWYRPPELLLGSTDYGVAVDLWSAGCILAELFAGKPIMPGRTEVEQLHKIFKLCGSPSEEYWKRSKLPHATIFKPTHPYKRCVAETYKDFPRSALALLEVLLAVEPEGRGTASSALQSELFTSLPLPCDPSSLPKYPPSKEFDAKLRDEEARRRKAASGKGGSSKDSKAVPASDANAIQRQGQTNPKSISEKYNPEEDGGSGFPIEPPKGAASNAFSHSGQSVHPSAFESLQSGHSKNGSYMYRGAAQSSRFSNSASVRSGSRFDGIAESANPHWPEERKNARYNHLDNGESSVKHDWSHHLLERPKSSHKKDEQPSGKEYATGYGNKKNRIHYSGPLMHPGGNLEEMLKEHEKQIQHAVRKARLDKTKAKKANSDNGQTESLLQHVRNGR, from the exons ATGCATTGGCTGCAAAAATCGCGGCCTGAGAAATGGCGTTTGGCGTTGGGAATTAGACGAATTTTGCAGTGTTCTTGTTGGAATAATAGGGGACTGCGAAGTAGAATAATGGGCTGCATTTGCTCAAAAGGAAGTTTATCCAATGAATATGTTTCTGAGAATCATCGTAGAGACAAAGAACATAAATCAAACAAGTCATCAAAACGGTCTGAAGCTGCAGTTGGGGCTGATGCAACTGCGCGGTTGATAACCAATCCTTGCAAAGAAGACAATGCAGGGTCAACTCCTATTTCATCAGATGAAGGGGAGAAGATGGTGGATGCTGAGAAACCCACAAAACCCTTCACGGAGGGCGGGGCAAGTGGGGGAAAGTTGCCGTCTGGGCTGACTAGGATAACCAGTGTAACAAATGGAGAAAGAGGAGCACAAGTTGTTGCTGGATGGCCTTCTTGGTTGACAGCAGTGGCCGGCGAAGCGATCAGTGGATGGGTGCCTCTCAAGGCAGAGTCATTTGAGAAATTGGAGAAG ATTGGACAAGGAACTTACAGCAGTGTGTACAGAGCCCGTGATCTTGATTCAAACAAAATAGTTGCATTGAAGAAGGTGCGATTTGCCAATATGGATCCGGAAAGTGTGCGATTTATGGCGAGAGAAATTCTTATTTTGCGTAGGCTTGATCACCCCAACGTCATGAAGCTTGAAGGTCTGATTACATCGAAGGTTTCGGGCAGCTTATACCTGGTCTTTGAGTACATGGAGCATGATCTTGCAGGGATTGCAGCACGACCTGGAGTCAAGTTCACTGAAGCACAG ATTAAATGTTACATGCAACAGCTTCTTTGTGGACTTGAGCATTGTCACAGTCATGGTATCTTGCACCGTGATATCAAGGGATCAAATCTTTTGATTGACTACCATGGCAAGCTAAAGATTGCTGACTTTGGGCTAGCAACCTTTTACAGACCCCGTCAAAAGCAGCCTCTGACAAGCCGGGTAGTAACCTTGTGGTACCGACCACCTGAACTTCTGCTTGGCTCTACAGATTATGGGGTTGCTGTGGATTTGTGGAGTGCTGGTTGTATTCTTGCAGAATTATTTGCTGGGAAGCCTATCATGCCAGGAAGAACAGAG GTGGAGCAACTACATAAGATATTTAAACTTTGTGGCTCACCTTCTGAGGAATACTGGAAGAGATCAAAATTGCCGCATGCAACTATTTTTAAACCTACACATCCATACAAGCGATGTGTTGCTGAGACATACAAGGACTTCCCTCGATCTGCATTGGCCCTGTTAGAGGTTCTTCTAGCTGTAGAACCTGAAGGTCGGGGAACAGCTTCTTCTGCCCTTCAGAGTGAG TTGTTCACATCTTTGCCTCTTCCCTGTGATCCATCAAGTTTGCCCAAGTACCCACCGAGTAAGGAGTTTGATGCCAAGCTCCGAGATGAGGAAGCTAGAAG GCGGAAAGCAGCTAGTGGTAAAGGAGGGAGTTCCAAAGACTCAAAGGCTGTGCCAGCATCAGATGCCAATGCAATACAG CGACAAGGGCAGACTAACCCCAAAAGCATCAGTGAGAAGTACAATCCTGAAGAGGATGGTGGCTCTGGCTTTCCTATCGAGCCTCCCAAGGGAGCAGCATCAAATGCCTTCTCCCATTCTGGCCAGTCAGTGCACCCAAGTGCATTTGAATCTTTGCAATCTGGCCATTCTAAGAATGGATCTTACATGTATCGTGGAGCAGCCCAGTCATCGAGGTTTTCTAATTCAGCTTCAGTTCGAAGTGGTTCACGATTTGATGGTATCGCAGAAAGTGCGAATCCACACTGGCCAGAGGAGCGTAAGAATGCCAGATATAACCATTTAGACAACGGGGAGTCCTCTGTGAAACATGATTGGTCACACCATCTTCTGGAAAGGCCAAAGTCTTCACATAAGAAGGATGAACAGCCATCTGGGAAGGAGTATGCAACG GGTTACGGTAACAAAAAGAACCGGATTCACTACTCTGGACCATTGATGCACCCTGGAGGAAACCTTGAGGAGATGCTCAAAGAGCATGAGAAACAAATACAACATGCTGTCCGCAAAGCTCGTCTAGACAAGACCAAAGCCAAGAAAGCTAACAGTGACAATGGACAAACAGAATCCCTACTTCAGCATGTAAGAAACGGCAGGTGA
- the LOC126632842 gene encoding vacuolar protein sorting-associated protein 52 A-like isoform X1: MTYVASNEEGQFYDVSNDDAQKAVFDLGAFVGDLIVEEDASSTDDISLEGLQQELEECKHDDVVANILSKGTKFREHTKGVENNIRQVELDSIQDYIKESDNLVSLHDQIRDCDSILSQMETLLSGFQSEIGSISSDIKILQEKSMDMGLKLKNRKVAESKLAKFVEDIIVPPRMVDIIVEGEVNDEYMRTLEILSKKLKFVEVDLMVKTSKALKDVQPELEKLRQKAVSKVFDFVVQKLYALRKPKTNIQILQQNVLLKYKYVVSFLKEHGKEVYIEVRAAYIDTMNKVLSAHFRAYIQALEKLQLDIAASSDLIGVETRNTSLFSRGREPLKNRSAVFALGERRKVLKEIDEPALIPHIAEASSIKYPYEVLFRSLHKLLMDTATSEYHFCDDFFGEQSVFYEIFAGPFSVIDEHFNSILPNCYDAIGVMLMIRIIHQHQLIMSRRRIPCLDSYLDKVNIALWPRFKLVFDLHLNSMRNANVKTLWEDDVHPHYVMRRYAEFTASLIHLNVEYGDGQLELNLERLRMAIDDLLIKLANLFPKPKLQTVFLINNYDMTIAVLKEADPEGGKIQMHFEELLKSNTALFVEELLLEHFSDLIKFVKTRASAEDPSASSEKPITVAEVEPLVKDFASRWKAAIELMHKDVITSFSNFLCGMEILRAALTQLLLYYTRLSDCIKRIVGGSALNKDLVSISSIMYEIRKYSRTF; the protein is encoded by the exons ATGACTTATGTTGCAAGCAACGAAGAG GGTCAGTTTTATGATGTGAGCAATGATGATGCTCAGAAAGCGGTTTTCGATTTGGGTGCATTTGTTGGGGACTTGATTGTTGAGGAGGATGCAAGCAG CACTGATGATATATCGTTAGAAGGACTGCAACAAGAATTGGAAGAATGTAAACATGATGAT GTAGTTGCGAACATATTGTCTAAAGGCACAAAATTTCGGGAGCATACAAAGGGGGTTGAGAACAATATACGACAAGTTGAATTGGACTCGATCCAG GACTATATTAAAGAAAGTGATAATCTAGTATCTCTTCATGATCAAATTCGTGATTGTGACAGCATTTTGTCACAGATGGAAACTCTTCTGAGTGGATTTCAG TCAGAGATTGGTTCAATAAGTTCAGACATCAAAATTCTCCAGGAGAAGTCTATGGACATGGGTTTGAAGCTTAAGAATCGCAAG GTGGCGGAATCAAAATTGGCTAAGTTTGTTGAAGACATTATAGTCCCACCAAGAATGGTAGACATAATTGTTGAAGGCGAG GTGAATGATGAATATATGAGAACTTTAGAGATTCTTAGTAAGAAGCTCAAGTTTGTAGAAGTAGATCTTATGGTTAAAACTTCAAAAGCCCTAAAAGATGTTCAGCCAGAGCTTGAAAAACTTCGACAGAAAGCAGTTTCCAAG GTGTTTGACTTCGTTGTTCAGAAGCTTTATGCATTGAGAAAACCTAAAACAAATATCCAGATCCTTCAGCAGAATGTTCTTTTGAAGTACAA GTATGTTGTTTCCTTCCTGAAGGAACATGGCAAGGAGGTATATATTGAGGTTCGTGCAGCATACATTGACACAATGAACAAG GTTCTCAGTGCACATTTCCGTGCTTACATTCAAGCACTTGAGAAACTACAGTTGGATATAGCAGCGTCTAGTGATTTAATTGGCGTTGAGACTAGGAACACTAGTCTCTTTTCAAGAGGAAGGGAACCACTGAAGAACCGGTCTGCTGTCTTTGCTCTTGGAGAGAGGAGAAAAGTTTTAAAG GAAATTGATGAACCTGCGTTGATTCCACATATAGCTGAAGCCAGCTCCATCAAGTATCCATACGAGGTCCTCTTCAGGAGCTTGCACAAGCTACTTATGGATACTGCTACTTCCGA GTATCATTTCTGTGATGATTTCTTTGGCGAACAATCCgtattttatgaaatttttgcTG GCCCATTTTCTGTAATTGACGAACACTTCAATTCAATACTTCCAAATTGTTACGATGCTATTGGTGTAATGCTAATGATTCGCATAATACATCAGCACCAG CTCATTATGTCTAGGCGGCGTATTCCATGCTTGGATTCATACCTTGACAAG gTCAATATTGCCCTATGGCCTCGCTTTAAGCTTGTGTTTGACCTGCATCTAAACAGCATGCGGAATGCAAATGTGAAGACATTGTGGGAAGATGATGTTCATCCTCACTATGTCATGAGGCGTTATGCTGAATTTACAGCTTCACTTATCCACCTCAATGTGGAATATGGAGATGGGCAG CTTGAATTAAATTTGGAGCGATTGAGAATGGCTATTGACGACTTACTTATCAAGCTTGCTAATTTATTTCCAAAACCAAAGCTACAAACCGTGTTTCTGATAAACAATTATGATATGACGATTGCTGTTTTGAAG GAAGCTGATCCAGAAGGTGGTAAAATTCAAATGCACTTCGAGGAACTTCTGAAAAGCAACACAGCATTATTTGTG GAAGAACTACTACTAGAGCATTTTAGCGATTTAATCAAATTTGTTAAAACCCGAGCTT CAGCGGAGGATCCAAGTGCTAGTTCTGAGAAGCCTATAACTGTTGCAGAGGTTGAGCCCCTCGTGAAGGACTTTGCGAGTAGATGGAAAGCTGCAATCGAACTGATGCACAAAGATGTCATAACTTCTTTCAGCAACTTCCTGTGTGGTATGGAGATCTTGAGGGCGGCGTTGACTCAGCTGTTGCTATATTACACAAGGCTCTCAGATTGCATAAAGAGGATTGTTGGTGGGTCTGCTCTCAACAAGGATCTAGTGTCCATATCGTCAATCATGTACGAAATTAGAAAATACTCGAGGACCTTCTAG
- the LOC126632842 gene encoding vacuolar protein sorting-associated protein 52 A-like isoform X2, producing the protein MTYVASNEEGQFYDVSNDDAQKAVFDLGAFVGDLIVEEDASSTDDISLEGLQQELEECKHDDVVANILSKGTKFREHTKGVENNIRQVELDSIQDYIKESDNLVSLHDQIRDCDSILSQMETLLSGFQSEIGSISSDIKILQEKSMDMGLKLKNRKVAESKLAKFVEDIIVPPRMVDIIVEGEVNDEYMRTLEILSKKLKFVEVDLMVKTSKALKDVQPELEKLRQKAVSKVFDFVVQKLYALRKPKTNIQILQQNVLLKYKYVVSFLKEHGKEVYIEVRAAYIDTMNKVLSAHFRAYIQALEKLQLDIAASSDLIGVETRNTSLFSRGREPLKNRSAVFALGERRKVLKEIDEPALIPHIAEASSIKYPYEVLFRSLHKLLMDTATSEYHFCDDFFGEQSVFYEIFAGPFSVIDEHFNSILPNCYDAIGVMLMIRIIHQHQLIMSRRRIPCLDSYLDKVNIALWPRFKLVFDLHLNSMRNANVKTLWEDDVHPHYVMRRYAEFTASLIHLNVEYGDGQLELNLERLRMAIDDLLIKLANLFPKPKLQTVFLINNYDMTIAVLKEADPEGGKIQMHFEELLKSNTALFVEELLLEHFSDLIKFVKTRASEDPSASSEKPITVAEVEPLVKDFASRWKAAIELMHKDVITSFSNFLCGMEILRAALTQLLLYYTRLSDCIKRIVGGSALNKDLVSISSIMYEIRKYSRTF; encoded by the exons ATGACTTATGTTGCAAGCAACGAAGAG GGTCAGTTTTATGATGTGAGCAATGATGATGCTCAGAAAGCGGTTTTCGATTTGGGTGCATTTGTTGGGGACTTGATTGTTGAGGAGGATGCAAGCAG CACTGATGATATATCGTTAGAAGGACTGCAACAAGAATTGGAAGAATGTAAACATGATGAT GTAGTTGCGAACATATTGTCTAAAGGCACAAAATTTCGGGAGCATACAAAGGGGGTTGAGAACAATATACGACAAGTTGAATTGGACTCGATCCAG GACTATATTAAAGAAAGTGATAATCTAGTATCTCTTCATGATCAAATTCGTGATTGTGACAGCATTTTGTCACAGATGGAAACTCTTCTGAGTGGATTTCAG TCAGAGATTGGTTCAATAAGTTCAGACATCAAAATTCTCCAGGAGAAGTCTATGGACATGGGTTTGAAGCTTAAGAATCGCAAG GTGGCGGAATCAAAATTGGCTAAGTTTGTTGAAGACATTATAGTCCCACCAAGAATGGTAGACATAATTGTTGAAGGCGAG GTGAATGATGAATATATGAGAACTTTAGAGATTCTTAGTAAGAAGCTCAAGTTTGTAGAAGTAGATCTTATGGTTAAAACTTCAAAAGCCCTAAAAGATGTTCAGCCAGAGCTTGAAAAACTTCGACAGAAAGCAGTTTCCAAG GTGTTTGACTTCGTTGTTCAGAAGCTTTATGCATTGAGAAAACCTAAAACAAATATCCAGATCCTTCAGCAGAATGTTCTTTTGAAGTACAA GTATGTTGTTTCCTTCCTGAAGGAACATGGCAAGGAGGTATATATTGAGGTTCGTGCAGCATACATTGACACAATGAACAAG GTTCTCAGTGCACATTTCCGTGCTTACATTCAAGCACTTGAGAAACTACAGTTGGATATAGCAGCGTCTAGTGATTTAATTGGCGTTGAGACTAGGAACACTAGTCTCTTTTCAAGAGGAAGGGAACCACTGAAGAACCGGTCTGCTGTCTTTGCTCTTGGAGAGAGGAGAAAAGTTTTAAAG GAAATTGATGAACCTGCGTTGATTCCACATATAGCTGAAGCCAGCTCCATCAAGTATCCATACGAGGTCCTCTTCAGGAGCTTGCACAAGCTACTTATGGATACTGCTACTTCCGA GTATCATTTCTGTGATGATTTCTTTGGCGAACAATCCgtattttatgaaatttttgcTG GCCCATTTTCTGTAATTGACGAACACTTCAATTCAATACTTCCAAATTGTTACGATGCTATTGGTGTAATGCTAATGATTCGCATAATACATCAGCACCAG CTCATTATGTCTAGGCGGCGTATTCCATGCTTGGATTCATACCTTGACAAG gTCAATATTGCCCTATGGCCTCGCTTTAAGCTTGTGTTTGACCTGCATCTAAACAGCATGCGGAATGCAAATGTGAAGACATTGTGGGAAGATGATGTTCATCCTCACTATGTCATGAGGCGTTATGCTGAATTTACAGCTTCACTTATCCACCTCAATGTGGAATATGGAGATGGGCAG CTTGAATTAAATTTGGAGCGATTGAGAATGGCTATTGACGACTTACTTATCAAGCTTGCTAATTTATTTCCAAAACCAAAGCTACAAACCGTGTTTCTGATAAACAATTATGATATGACGATTGCTGTTTTGAAG GAAGCTGATCCAGAAGGTGGTAAAATTCAAATGCACTTCGAGGAACTTCTGAAAAGCAACACAGCATTATTTGTG GAAGAACTACTACTAGAGCATTTTAGCGATTTAATCAAATTTGTTAAAACCCGAGCTT CGGAGGATCCAAGTGCTAGTTCTGAGAAGCCTATAACTGTTGCAGAGGTTGAGCCCCTCGTGAAGGACTTTGCGAGTAGATGGAAAGCTGCAATCGAACTGATGCACAAAGATGTCATAACTTCTTTCAGCAACTTCCTGTGTGGTATGGAGATCTTGAGGGCGGCGTTGACTCAGCTGTTGCTATATTACACAAGGCTCTCAGATTGCATAAAGAGGATTGTTGGTGGGTCTGCTCTCAACAAGGATCTAGTGTCCATATCGTCAATCATGTACGAAATTAGAAAATACTCGAGGACCTTCTAG
- the LOC126632842 gene encoding vacuolar protein sorting-associated protein 52 A-like isoform X3 produces MTYVASNEEGQFYDVSNDDAQKAVFDLGAFVGDLIVEEDASSTDDISLEGLQQELEECKHDDVVANILSKGTKFREHTKGVENNIRQVELDSIQDYIKESDNLVSLHDQIRDCDSILSQMETLLSGFQSEIGSISSDIKILQEKSMDMGLKLKNRKVAESKLAKFVEDIIVPPRMVDIIVEGEVNDEYMRTLEILSKKLKFVEVDLMVKTSKALKDVQPELEKLRQKAVSKVFDFVVQKLYALRKPKTNIQILQQNVLLKYKYVVSFLKEHGKEVYIEVRAAYIDTMNKVLSAHFRAYIQALEKLQLDIAASSDLIGVETRNTSLFSRGREPLKNRSAVFALGERRKVLKEIDEPALIPHIAEASSIKYPYEVLFRSLHKLLMDTATSEYHFCDDFFGEQSVFYEIFAGPFSVIDEHFNSILPNCYDAIGVMLMIRIIHQHQLIMSRRRIPCLDSYLDKVNIALWPRFKLVFDLHLNSMRNANVKTLWEDDVHPHYVMRRYAEFTASLIHLNVEYGDGQLELNLERLRMAIDDLLIKLANLFPKPKLQTVFLINNYDMTIAVLKFHALVAAVSQFLSYEC; encoded by the exons ATGACTTATGTTGCAAGCAACGAAGAG GGTCAGTTTTATGATGTGAGCAATGATGATGCTCAGAAAGCGGTTTTCGATTTGGGTGCATTTGTTGGGGACTTGATTGTTGAGGAGGATGCAAGCAG CACTGATGATATATCGTTAGAAGGACTGCAACAAGAATTGGAAGAATGTAAACATGATGAT GTAGTTGCGAACATATTGTCTAAAGGCACAAAATTTCGGGAGCATACAAAGGGGGTTGAGAACAATATACGACAAGTTGAATTGGACTCGATCCAG GACTATATTAAAGAAAGTGATAATCTAGTATCTCTTCATGATCAAATTCGTGATTGTGACAGCATTTTGTCACAGATGGAAACTCTTCTGAGTGGATTTCAG TCAGAGATTGGTTCAATAAGTTCAGACATCAAAATTCTCCAGGAGAAGTCTATGGACATGGGTTTGAAGCTTAAGAATCGCAAG GTGGCGGAATCAAAATTGGCTAAGTTTGTTGAAGACATTATAGTCCCACCAAGAATGGTAGACATAATTGTTGAAGGCGAG GTGAATGATGAATATATGAGAACTTTAGAGATTCTTAGTAAGAAGCTCAAGTTTGTAGAAGTAGATCTTATGGTTAAAACTTCAAAAGCCCTAAAAGATGTTCAGCCAGAGCTTGAAAAACTTCGACAGAAAGCAGTTTCCAAG GTGTTTGACTTCGTTGTTCAGAAGCTTTATGCATTGAGAAAACCTAAAACAAATATCCAGATCCTTCAGCAGAATGTTCTTTTGAAGTACAA GTATGTTGTTTCCTTCCTGAAGGAACATGGCAAGGAGGTATATATTGAGGTTCGTGCAGCATACATTGACACAATGAACAAG GTTCTCAGTGCACATTTCCGTGCTTACATTCAAGCACTTGAGAAACTACAGTTGGATATAGCAGCGTCTAGTGATTTAATTGGCGTTGAGACTAGGAACACTAGTCTCTTTTCAAGAGGAAGGGAACCACTGAAGAACCGGTCTGCTGTCTTTGCTCTTGGAGAGAGGAGAAAAGTTTTAAAG GAAATTGATGAACCTGCGTTGATTCCACATATAGCTGAAGCCAGCTCCATCAAGTATCCATACGAGGTCCTCTTCAGGAGCTTGCACAAGCTACTTATGGATACTGCTACTTCCGA GTATCATTTCTGTGATGATTTCTTTGGCGAACAATCCgtattttatgaaatttttgcTG GCCCATTTTCTGTAATTGACGAACACTTCAATTCAATACTTCCAAATTGTTACGATGCTATTGGTGTAATGCTAATGATTCGCATAATACATCAGCACCAG CTCATTATGTCTAGGCGGCGTATTCCATGCTTGGATTCATACCTTGACAAG gTCAATATTGCCCTATGGCCTCGCTTTAAGCTTGTGTTTGACCTGCATCTAAACAGCATGCGGAATGCAAATGTGAAGACATTGTGGGAAGATGATGTTCATCCTCACTATGTCATGAGGCGTTATGCTGAATTTACAGCTTCACTTATCCACCTCAATGTGGAATATGGAGATGGGCAG CTTGAATTAAATTTGGAGCGATTGAGAATGGCTATTGACGACTTACTTATCAAGCTTGCTAATTTATTTCCAAAACCAAAGCTACAAACCGTGTTTCTGATAAACAATTATGATATGACGATTGCTGTTTTGAAG TTTCATGCTTTGGTTGCTGCTGTTTCACAATTTTTGTCATATGAATGCTAG